One genomic segment of Streptomyces niveus includes these proteins:
- the malQ gene encoding 4-alpha-glucanotransferase: MGLARLAALHGVATVHSPSPGVTVPVPDETVVAVLAALGVDASTEEAVLSALTRAESEAESRLLPPTVVVWTTPAAPVTPVTAAGSGGSEDPGDRSAPAAAGLPPALPQALADLPPGTVLRVETEQGDTIDWPSLDAPPADSPAPAPGAASERPPPGPESRSWPDLPLGVHRLAAVAADGRTAGAVLVVAPREVPQPPSRTHGFLVQLYSLLSARSWGMGDLGDLAELATWSGRELGAGFVQINPLHAAVPGDPTDPSPYRPSSRRFPDPVHLRVEAVPEYAYVTGLGTARLDGLLEQAAALRAGVLDKGALIDRDAVWDLKRQALGIVREVPLGPGRRAAYNHFLAEQGQALEDHATWCALAEVHGSEWHGWPPGLRDPRSAETSRARHELLDRVDFHCWLAWLTDEQLAAAGRAARDAGMAVGIVHDLAVGVHPGGADAWAQREAFAEGMSVGAPPDAFNAHGQDWGLPPWRPDVLAASGYAPYRGLLRGLLTHAGALRIDHVMGLFRLWWVPAGAEPTRGTYVRYDAEAMLAVLVLEAHRAGAVVIGEDLGTVEPGVREVLHRRGVLGTSVLWFERDWEGTGRPLAPESWREDCVATATTHDLPSTAARLTGEHVELRHRLGLLGRPLEQEQHEESAEVADWLGTLTRLGLLPPDGGDEEEQIRAVYRFLLRTPARIVGVWLPDAVGDRRPQNLPGTWDQYPNWRLPVADPAGRPMTLEELAASPRLHDLMGVLRPPVGT; encoded by the coding sequence ATGGGCCTGGCCAGGCTCGCGGCGCTGCACGGTGTCGCCACCGTCCACTCACCCAGCCCCGGCGTCACCGTCCCGGTCCCCGACGAGACGGTCGTCGCGGTGCTCGCCGCGCTCGGCGTCGACGCGTCCACGGAAGAGGCCGTCCTCTCCGCGCTGACCCGCGCCGAGTCCGAGGCCGAGAGCCGCCTGCTGCCGCCCACCGTGGTCGTCTGGACCACCCCGGCCGCCCCAGTCACCCCAGTCACCGCCGCCGGCTCCGGCGGCTCCGAGGACCCGGGCGACCGATCGGCCCCCGCCGCAGCGGGCCTGCCGCCCGCGCTTCCCCAGGCCCTCGCCGACCTGCCGCCCGGCACCGTCCTGCGGGTGGAGACCGAGCAGGGCGACACCATCGACTGGCCGTCGCTCGACGCACCGCCGGCGGACAGCCCCGCACCCGCGCCCGGCGCCGCTTCCGAACGGCCGCCCCCCGGCCCCGAGAGCCGTTCCTGGCCCGATCTGCCCCTCGGCGTGCACCGGCTCGCCGCCGTCGCCGCCGACGGCCGTACGGCGGGCGCCGTGCTCGTCGTCGCGCCGCGCGAGGTGCCGCAGCCGCCGTCCCGTACGCACGGCTTCCTCGTCCAGCTCTACTCCCTGCTGTCCGCCCGCTCCTGGGGCATGGGCGACCTCGGTGACCTCGCCGAACTCGCCACCTGGTCCGGCCGTGAACTCGGCGCCGGATTCGTCCAGATCAACCCGCTGCACGCCGCCGTCCCCGGCGACCCGACCGACCCCTCCCCCTACCGCCCCTCCTCGCGCCGCTTCCCCGACCCCGTCCATCTGCGGGTCGAGGCCGTCCCCGAGTACGCGTACGTCACGGGCCTCGGGACCGCGCGGCTCGACGGGCTGCTGGAACAGGCCGCCGCACTGCGCGCCGGGGTCCTCGACAAGGGCGCGCTGATCGACCGCGACGCCGTGTGGGACCTCAAACGCCAGGCCCTGGGCATCGTCCGCGAGGTCCCCCTCGGCCCCGGCCGCCGCGCCGCGTACAACCACTTCCTGGCCGAGCAGGGCCAGGCCCTGGAGGACCACGCCACCTGGTGCGCGCTCGCCGAGGTGCACGGCTCCGAGTGGCACGGCTGGCCGCCGGGCCTGCGCGACCCGCGCTCCGCCGAGACGAGCCGCGCCCGGCACGAACTGCTCGACCGCGTCGACTTCCACTGCTGGCTCGCCTGGCTCACCGACGAACAACTCGCCGCGGCGGGCCGCGCCGCCCGTGACGCGGGCATGGCCGTCGGCATCGTCCACGACCTCGCGGTCGGCGTCCATCCCGGCGGCGCCGACGCCTGGGCGCAGCGGGAGGCGTTCGCCGAGGGCATGTCCGTGGGCGCCCCGCCCGACGCCTTCAACGCCCACGGCCAGGACTGGGGGCTGCCGCCCTGGCGCCCCGACGTCCTCGCCGCATCCGGCTACGCGCCGTACCGCGGCCTGCTCCGCGGCCTGCTGACACACGCCGGGGCCCTGCGGATCGACCATGTGATGGGCCTGTTCCGGCTCTGGTGGGTCCCGGCGGGCGCGGAACCCACCCGGGGCACATACGTGCGCTACGACGCCGAGGCGATGCTCGCCGTCCTCGTCCTGGAGGCGCACCGCGCGGGCGCCGTCGTCATAGGGGAGGACCTGGGCACGGTCGAGCCCGGCGTACGGGAGGTGCTGCACCGGCGCGGAGTGCTCGGCACGAGCGTGCTCTGGTTCGAGCGCGACTGGGAGGGCACGGGCCGCCCGCTGGCCCCGGAGAGCTGGCGCGAGGACTGCGTCGCCACCGCCACGACCCATGACCTGCCGTCCACCGCCGCGCGCCTGACCGGCGAGCACGTGGAGCTGCGGCACCGGCTCGGGCTGCTCGGCCGCCCGCTGGAGCAGGAGCAGCACGAGGAGTCCGCCGAGGTCGCCGACTGGCTGGGCACGCTCACCCGGCTCGGTCTGCTGCCGCCCGACGGGGGCGACGAGGAGGAGCAGATCCGGGCGGTCTACCGCTTCCTGCTGCGCACCCCGGCCCGCATCGTCGGTGTCTGGCTGCCCGACGCCGTGGGCGACCGCAGGCCGCAGAATCTGCCGGGCACCTGGGACCAGTATCCGAACTGGCGGCTGCCGGTCGCCGACCCGGCGGGCCGGCCGATGACGCTGGAGGAGCTGGCCGCCTCGCCCCGGCTGCACGACCTGATGGGCGTATTGCGGCCCCCTGTCGGGACTTGA
- a CDS encoding aspartate-semialdehyde dehydrogenase, protein MKVGIVGATGQVGTVMRTILAERKFPADELRLFASARSAGSTIEWQGKPVTVEDASTADYTGLDIVLFSAGGATSRALAEKVASQGPVVIDNSSAWRGHPEVPLVVSEVNPHAIADRPKGIIANPNCTTMAAMPVLRPLHAEAGLVALVATTYQAVSGSGLAGVAELHDQARKVVETADRLTFDGEAVEFPEPTVYKRPIAFNVLPLAGSIVDDGSFETDEEQKLRNESRKILEIPELKVSGTCVRVPVFSGHSLQVNLRFERPIGVERAYELLKDAPGVELSEIPTPLQAAGKDASYVGRVRVDETVENGLALFVSNDNLRKGAALNAVQIAELVAAEPRG, encoded by the coding sequence GTGAAGGTCGGAATCGTCGGAGCCACCGGTCAGGTCGGCACAGTCATGCGCACCATCCTGGCCGAGCGGAAGTTCCCCGCCGACGAGCTGCGGCTGTTCGCGTCCGCGCGCTCCGCGGGATCGACCATCGAGTGGCAGGGCAAGCCGGTCACCGTCGAGGACGCGTCGACCGCCGACTACACCGGTCTGGACATCGTGCTCTTCTCCGCGGGCGGCGCCACTTCCAGGGCCCTCGCCGAGAAGGTGGCGTCCCAGGGCCCCGTCGTGATCGACAACTCGTCCGCCTGGCGCGGTCACCCCGAGGTCCCGCTGGTGGTCTCCGAGGTCAACCCGCACGCGATCGCCGACCGGCCCAAGGGCATCATCGCCAACCCGAACTGCACGACGATGGCCGCCATGCCCGTGCTGCGCCCGCTGCACGCCGAGGCGGGCCTGGTCGCGCTCGTCGCCACCACCTACCAGGCCGTGTCCGGCTCCGGTCTCGCGGGCGTCGCCGAACTGCACGACCAGGCCCGCAAGGTCGTGGAGACGGCCGATCGGCTGACCTTCGACGGCGAGGCCGTGGAATTCCCCGAGCCCACCGTCTACAAGCGCCCCATCGCCTTCAACGTGCTGCCGCTCGCGGGCTCCATCGTGGACGACGGCTCCTTCGAGACGGACGAGGAGCAGAAGCTGCGCAACGAGTCCCGCAAGATCCTGGAGATCCCGGAGCTGAAGGTCTCCGGGACCTGTGTGCGGGTGCCGGTCTTCTCCGGGCACTCCCTCCAGGTGAACCTCCGCTTCGAGCGCCCGATCGGCGTGGAGCGCGCGTACGAGCTGCTGAAGGACGCCCCCGGCGTCGAGCTGTCCGAGATCCCCACCCCGCTCCAGGCCGCCGGCAAGGACGCGTCCTACGTAGGACGCGTCCGTGTGGACGAGACGGTGGAGAACGGCCTGGCGCTGTTCGTCTCGAACGACAACCTGCGCAAGGGCGCCGCGCTGAACGCGGTGCAGATCGCGGAACTGGTCGCCGCGGAGCCGCGCGGCTAG
- a CDS encoding beta-N-acetylglucosaminidase domain-containing protein codes for MRLGRGKRTATAVAVAVIGGLLGTAPGATALPADPGSAAATTPDGEGESALPAVWPRPQSLKAGGEAVVLGDEVTVVAPGDADPYAVVALTDALREAGVRTVRTAAPPASGRLSDASPPGTGPVVLAGGSAAQDALRALRAPERTDIPSGGYRIAVGTVAGRGTVALDGVGDDGLFHAAQTLRQLIGGAPGRAKVPGVLVRDWPGTAVRGMTEGFYGKPWGHQERLAQLDFMGRTKQNRYLYAPGDDAFRQARWREPYPAAQRAEFRDLAERAARNHVTLAWAVAPAQAMCMSSADDVKALNRKVDAMWALGVRGFQLQFQDVSYSEWHCDGDRDAFGSGPGAAAKAQARVANAVAEHLARRHAGAEPLTVMPTEYFQDGATEYRTALAGDLDGRVQVAWTGVGVVPRTITGRELAGAREAFKHPLVTMDNYPVNDYEQGRIFLGPYTGREPAVASGSAALLANASEQPSASRIPLFTAADYAWNPRGYRPQESWQAAMDDLADGNPEAREAIGALAGNHSSSILDPTESAYLRPLLKEFWSTRTDAASAADPKAKDRAASRLRAAFTVMRQTPERLSGAAEGRLDEEVRPWSEQLARYGRAGELSVDMLQAQSRGDGDAAWQAALGLEPLREEAARSTVTVGEGVLDPFLDRAAKESAAWTGADRSAGPEASATHSTDAYTVGVGRPRPVGVITTMTEPGTGDGASVEAHVPGEGWQRLGPLSESGWTQTDAKGLRADAVRITWPAVPGAKAPQVRRVVPWFTDEPRVRFDLARTVVDGEIGGKPQTVEAELEAQRPGPVSGALTAKAPEGIEVTVPERVTVPRGVRTTVPIRVGVGKDTPPGTYRVTLAFGGEERVLTVRASPRTGGPDLLRKPAVTASSSGDETPDFPASAATDGDPATRWSSPAEDGAWWQAELAEPVRLGRVVLNWQDAYASGYRVQVSADGRVWRDAARVEEGRGGREAVRMDAKDTRFIRIQGERRATRFGYSLWSVEAYAVTEAAPPP; via the coding sequence GTGCGGCTCGGGCGCGGGAAACGGACGGCGACGGCGGTCGCGGTCGCGGTGATCGGCGGACTCCTCGGTACGGCGCCAGGCGCGACGGCGCTCCCCGCCGATCCGGGCTCCGCGGCGGCCACCACACCCGACGGTGAGGGCGAGTCCGCACTGCCGGCCGTCTGGCCCCGTCCCCAGTCGCTCAAGGCGGGCGGTGAGGCCGTCGTCCTCGGTGACGAGGTCACCGTCGTCGCGCCGGGCGACGCGGACCCGTACGCCGTGGTGGCCCTGACGGACGCGCTGCGCGAGGCCGGGGTCCGTACGGTGCGTACGGCCGCCCCGCCCGCCTCCGGCCGCCTCTCGGACGCCTCCCCGCCCGGCACCGGCCCGGTCGTGCTCGCGGGCGGCAGCGCCGCCCAGGACGCGCTGAGGGCCCTGCGGGCACCTGAGCGGACCGACATCCCCTCCGGGGGCTACCGGATCGCCGTGGGCACCGTCGCGGGCCGCGGGACGGTCGCGCTCGACGGGGTCGGCGACGACGGCCTCTTCCACGCCGCGCAGACGCTGCGGCAGCTGATCGGCGGCGCACCGGGCCGGGCGAAGGTCCCCGGCGTCCTCGTGCGCGACTGGCCGGGCACGGCCGTACGGGGCATGACGGAGGGTTTCTACGGGAAGCCCTGGGGCCATCAGGAGCGGCTCGCGCAGCTGGACTTCATGGGGCGGACGAAACAGAACCGCTATCTCTACGCGCCGGGCGACGACGCGTTCCGCCAGGCGCGCTGGCGAGAGCCGTACCCCGCCGCGCAGAGGGCCGAGTTCCGCGATCTGGCCGAGCGCGCGGCACGTAACCATGTGACGCTCGCGTGGGCCGTGGCTCCGGCCCAGGCCATGTGCATGTCGTCGGCGGACGACGTCAAGGCGCTGAACCGCAAGGTCGACGCGATGTGGGCGCTGGGTGTGCGCGGCTTCCAGCTCCAGTTCCAGGACGTCAGTTACAGCGAGTGGCACTGCGACGGGGACCGGGACGCCTTCGGCTCGGGTCCCGGCGCCGCCGCCAAGGCGCAGGCGCGTGTCGCGAACGCGGTGGCCGAGCACCTCGCGCGCCGCCACGCGGGCGCCGAGCCGCTGACCGTGATGCCGACGGAGTACTTCCAGGACGGCGCCACCGAGTACCGCACGGCGCTCGCCGGGGACCTCGACGGGCGGGTCCAGGTGGCGTGGACGGGTGTCGGTGTCGTGCCGCGCACCATCACCGGACGCGAACTGGCCGGTGCGCGCGAGGCGTTCAAGCACCCCCTGGTCACCATGGACAACTACCCGGTCAACGACTACGAGCAGGGACGCATCTTCCTCGGCCCCTACACGGGCCGTGAGCCCGCCGTCGCCTCCGGTTCGGCCGCGCTCCTCGCCAACGCGAGCGAGCAGCCGTCCGCGTCCCGTATCCCGCTGTTCACGGCCGCCGACTACGCCTGGAACCCGCGCGGCTACCGGCCGCAGGAGTCCTGGCAGGCGGCGATGGACGATCTCGCGGACGGGAACCCCGAGGCGCGCGAGGCCATCGGCGCGCTCGCCGGGAACCACTCCTCGTCGATCCTGGACCCGACCGAGTCGGCTTATCTGCGCCCTCTGTTGAAGGAGTTCTGGAGCACCCGTACGGACGCGGCGTCGGCGGCGGACCCGAAGGCCAAGGACCGGGCGGCGAGCCGGCTGCGGGCGGCCTTCACCGTGATGCGACAGACGCCGGAGCGCCTGTCCGGCGCGGCGGAGGGCCGGCTGGACGAGGAAGTGCGGCCGTGGAGCGAGCAGTTGGCGCGCTACGGCCGGGCCGGTGAGCTGTCCGTCGACATGCTCCAGGCGCAGTCACGGGGCGACGGCGACGCCGCCTGGCAGGCGGCGCTCGGCCTCGAACCGCTGCGCGAGGAGGCGGCGAGGAGCACGGTCACGGTCGGCGAGGGCGTGCTCGATCCGTTCCTCGACCGGGCGGCCAAGGAGTCGGCGGCCTGGACGGGCGCCGACCGCTCGGCGGGGCCGGAGGCCAGCGCCACCCACAGCACCGACGCCTACACCGTCGGCGTCGGCCGCCCCCGCCCCGTTGGCGTGATCACGACCATGACGGAGCCGGGCACGGGCGACGGCGCCTCGGTGGAGGCGCACGTGCCCGGCGAGGGCTGGCAGCGGCTCGGCCCCTTGTCGGAGAGCGGCTGGACCCAGACCGACGCGAAGGGGCTGCGCGCCGACGCCGTACGGATCACCTGGCCCGCCGTGCCGGGCGCGAAGGCGCCTCAGGTGCGACGGGTGGTGCCGTGGTTCACCGACGAGCCGCGGGTCCGGTTCGATCTCGCCAGGACCGTGGTGGACGGCGAGATCGGCGGAAAGCCACAGACCGTCGAGGCGGAGCTGGAGGCGCAGCGCCCCGGTCCGGTCAGCGGCGCGCTGACGGCGAAGGCCCCCGAAGGCATCGAGGTGACGGTGCCCGAGCGGGTGACGGTGCCGCGCGGCGTGCGGACGACCGTGCCGATCCGGGTCGGCGTCGGCAAGGACACCCCGCCCGGGACCTACCGGGTGACGCTGGCGTTCGGCGGCGAGGAGCGCGTCCTGACGGTGCGGGCCTCGCCGCGTACGGGCGGACCCGACCTCCTGAGGAAGCCGGCCGTCACCGCCTCGTCGTCCGGCGACGAGACGCCCGATTTCCCGGCGTCGGCGGCGACGGACGGCGACCCCGCCACCCGCTGGTCGTCACCGGCCGAGGACGGGGCGTGGTGGCAGGCGGAGCTGGCGGAGCCGGTCCGGCTGGGCCGGGTCGTACTGAACTGGCAGGACGCCTACGCGAGCGGCTACCGGGTCCAGGTGTCGGCCGACGGGCGCGTGTGGCGCGACGCCGCGCGCGTGGAGGAGGGCCGGGGCGGGCGCGAGGCGGTCCGGATGGACGCGAAGGACACCCGCTTCATCCGGATCCAGGGCGAACGGCGCGCGACCCGGTTCGGTTACTCGCTGTGGTCGGTGGAGGCGTACGCGGTGACGGAGGCGGCGCCACCCCCGTAG
- a CDS encoding DUF1203 domain-containing protein: protein MTHHTARHVARPIEPAVLKELRDTDDAGAARTPYTDTEGGAPLRCCLRSSRAGERITLVTYAPLRRWAAENWAKPGAYDEQGPVFIHADVCEGPAEDATGYPFARPGALRTVRRYDSEGRIVGGRLLEIPEAADEGFDEAFAEAFADPEVVLVHVRAVEYGCFHFEVHR from the coding sequence ATGACGCATCACACCGCACGGCACGTCGCACGGCCCATCGAGCCCGCCGTACTCAAGGAACTCCGCGACACCGACGACGCGGGCGCCGCCCGCACCCCGTACACCGACACCGAGGGCGGCGCCCCGCTGCGCTGCTGTCTGCGCTCCAGCCGCGCCGGTGAGCGGATCACCCTTGTCACCTACGCGCCGCTGCGCCGCTGGGCCGCCGAGAACTGGGCCAAGCCCGGCGCGTACGACGAGCAGGGGCCCGTCTTCATCCACGCCGACGTCTGCGAGGGGCCGGCCGAGGATGCGACCGGCTACCCCTTCGCCCGGCCCGGAGCGCTGCGCACCGTACGCCGCTACGACTCCGAGGGGCGCATCGTCGGCGGCCGGCTGCTGGAGATCCCCGAGGCGGCGGACGAGGGCTTCGACGAGGCGTTCGCGGAGGCCTTCGCCGATCCGGAGGTGGTACTGGTGCACGTACGCGCGGTGGAATACGGCTGCTTCCACTTCGAGGTACACCGCTGA
- a CDS encoding HNH endonuclease produces MPHVLVLNASYEPLGVVPLRRALVLVLENKAICLEESGAFLHSETQVVAAPSVVRLKRFVRVPYRGPVPLTRRALFARDGGRCMYCGSVATSVDHVIPRSRGGKHVWDNVVAACRRCNHVKADRHLRELGWRLRHQPAPPSGLAWRIIGTGHRDPRWMPYLQPFGAEDAVARIDGISA; encoded by the coding sequence GTGCCACATGTCCTGGTCCTCAACGCGTCGTACGAGCCGCTCGGCGTCGTACCGCTCCGCCGCGCGCTCGTCCTCGTTCTGGAGAACAAGGCCATCTGCCTGGAGGAATCCGGCGCCTTCCTGCACAGCGAGACCCAGGTCGTCGCCGCGCCCAGCGTCGTACGGCTGAAGCGCTTCGTGCGGGTCCCCTACCGGGGGCCCGTTCCACTCACCCGCCGGGCGCTCTTCGCCCGCGACGGCGGGCGCTGCATGTACTGCGGCAGTGTCGCCACCAGCGTCGACCACGTCATCCCGCGCAGCCGGGGCGGGAAGCACGTGTGGGACAACGTGGTGGCCGCCTGCCGCCGCTGCAACCATGTGAAGGCCGACCGGCATCTGCGGGAGCTGGGGTGGAGACTGCGCCACCAGCCCGCGCCGCCGTCCGGACTCGCCTGGCGGATCATCGGGACCGGACACCGGGATCCGCGCTGGATGCCGTATCTGCAACCCTTCGGCGCCGAGGACGCGGTGGCCCGGATCGACGGCATTTCTGCCTAG
- the pepN gene encoding aminopeptidase N, with amino-acid sequence MPGTNLTREEAQQRARLLTVGSYEIDLDLSGAQEGGTYRSVTTVRFESADAGAETFIDLVAPAVHEVVLNGKALDVAAVFRDSRIALPHLRQGANELTVTADCEYTNSGEGLHRFVDPVDQQAYLYTQFEVPDSRRVFASFEQPDLKATFRFTVTAPEGWTVISNSPTPEPDSNVWRFEPTPRISTYITALIVGPYHSVHSTYDRDGQSVPLGVYCRPSLAEYLDADAIFEVTRLGFDWFQEKFDYAYPFAKYDQLFVPEFNAGAMENAGAVTIRDQYVFRSKVTDAAYETRAETILHELAHMWFGDLVTMEWWNDLWLNESFATYTSIACLAHAPESRWPHSWTTFANSMKTWAYRQDQLPSTHPIMADITDLEDVMVNFDGITYAKGASVLKQLVAYVGQDEFFRGVQAYFKAHAFGNTRLTDLLGALEETSGRDLKTWSKAWLETAGINILRPEIELDESGHVVSLAVRQEAPALPPGAKGTAVLRPHRIAIGCYDLDADGKLVRTSRIELDVDGELTQVPFPHNTPRPAVILLNDDDLSYAKVRLDEESLRVVTAHLGDFTESLPRALSWASAWDMTRDGELATRDYLTLVLSGIAKETAIGVVQSLHRQVKLALDLYAAPEWREAGLTQWTEATLAHLRTAEPGSDHQLAWARAFAATARTPQQLDVLQGLLDGSESVEGLAVDTELRWAFVQRLAAVGLHDEEEIAAEYERDRTAAGERHAAAARSARPTAEAKAEAWASVVESDKLPNALQEAVIGGFVQTDQLELLAPYTEKYFAAVKGVWDSRSHEMSQQIALGLYPALQVAQSTLDATDGWLASASPNASLRRLMSESRAGVERALRAQAVDGAAG; translated from the coding sequence GTGCCTGGCACAAATCTGACCCGCGAGGAGGCGCAGCAGCGGGCGCGCCTCCTCACCGTGGGCTCGTACGAGATCGACCTCGATCTCAGCGGCGCGCAGGAGGGCGGGACCTACCGGTCCGTCACGACCGTGCGCTTCGAGAGCGCGGACGCCGGGGCGGAGACCTTCATCGACCTGGTGGCGCCCGCCGTGCACGAGGTGGTGCTGAACGGCAAGGCGCTGGACGTGGCCGCGGTGTTCCGGGACTCGCGCATCGCGCTCCCGCATCTGCGGCAGGGCGCAAACGAGCTGACGGTGACCGCGGACTGCGAGTACACCAACAGCGGTGAGGGTCTGCACCGGTTCGTCGACCCGGTCGACCAGCAGGCCTATCTGTACACGCAGTTCGAGGTGCCGGACTCGCGGCGGGTGTTCGCGTCGTTCGAGCAGCCGGACCTCAAGGCGACGTTCCGGTTCACCGTGACGGCTCCCGAGGGCTGGACCGTCATCTCGAACTCCCCGACGCCGGAGCCCGATTCGAACGTGTGGCGTTTCGAGCCGACGCCGCGGATCTCGACGTACATCACCGCGCTGATCGTCGGCCCATACCACTCGGTGCACAGCACGTACGACAGGGACGGGCAGTCGGTGCCGCTCGGTGTCTACTGCCGGCCCTCGCTCGCCGAGTACCTGGACGCCGACGCGATCTTCGAGGTCACCCGGCTCGGCTTCGACTGGTTCCAGGAGAAGTTCGACTACGCGTACCCGTTCGCCAAGTACGACCAGCTCTTCGTGCCCGAGTTCAACGCGGGCGCGATGGAGAACGCGGGCGCCGTCACCATCCGCGACCAGTACGTCTTCCGCTCGAAGGTGACGGACGCGGCGTACGAGACGCGTGCCGAGACGATCCTGCACGAGCTGGCGCACATGTGGTTCGGCGACCTGGTCACCATGGAGTGGTGGAACGACCTGTGGCTGAACGAGTCGTTCGCGACGTACACCTCGATCGCGTGCCTCGCGCACGCGCCGGAGTCCCGGTGGCCGCACTCGTGGACGACGTTCGCCAACTCCATGAAGACCTGGGCGTACCGGCAGGACCAGCTCCCCTCGACGCACCCGATCATGGCGGACATCACCGACCTCGAGGACGTGATGGTCAACTTCGACGGGATCACGTACGCGAAGGGCGCCTCCGTCCTCAAGCAGCTCGTCGCCTATGTCGGGCAGGACGAGTTCTTCCGGGGCGTGCAGGCGTACTTCAAGGCGCACGCCTTCGGGAACACGCGGCTGACCGATCTGCTGGGCGCGCTGGAGGAGACCTCCGGGCGTGATCTGAAGACCTGGTCGAAGGCGTGGCTGGAGACGGCCGGCATCAACATCCTGCGGCCCGAGATCGAGCTGGACGAGTCGGGGCACGTGGTCTCGCTCGCCGTACGGCAGGAGGCGCCCGCGCTGCCTCCGGGCGCCAAGGGCACAGCGGTGCTGCGCCCGCACCGCATCGCGATCGGCTGCTACGACCTGGACGCGGACGGCAAGCTGGTCCGCACGAGCCGGATCGAACTGGACGTCGACGGCGAGCTGACGCAGGTCCCGTTCCCGCACAACACGCCGCGGCCCGCGGTGATCCTGCTCAACGACGACGACCTGTCGTACGCGAAGGTCCGCCTCGACGAGGAGTCGCTGCGGGTCGTCACCGCGCACCTCGGGGACTTCACCGAGTCGCTGCCGCGGGCGCTGAGCTGGGCGTCGGCGTGGGACATGACGCGCGACGGCGAGCTCGCCACCCGCGACTACCTGACGCTGGTGCTGTCGGGCATCGCCAAGGAGACGGCCATCGGCGTCGTGCAGTCGCTGCACCGCCAGGTCAAGCTCGCGCTGGACCTGTACGCGGCGCCGGAGTGGCGCGAGGCGGGGCTCACGCAGTGGACCGAGGCGACGCTGGCGCATCTGCGCACCGCGGAGCCGGGCAGCGACCACCAGCTCGCGTGGGCGCGCGCCTTCGCGGCGACGGCCCGTACCCCGCAGCAACTGGACGTGCTCCAGGGGCTGCTGGACGGTTCGGAGTCGGTCGAGGGCCTGGCCGTCGACACCGAGCTGCGCTGGGCGTTCGTCCAGCGGCTGGCGGCGGTCGGTCTGCACGACGAGGAGGAGATCGCCGCGGAGTACGAGCGCGACCGTACGGCGGCGGGCGAGCGGCACGCCGCCGCCGCGCGCTCGGCGCGGCCGACCGCCGAGGCGAAGGCCGAGGCGTGGGCGTCGGTCGTGGAGTCCGACAAGCTCCCGAACGCGCTCCAGGAGGCGGTCATCGGCGGCTTCGTCCAGACGGACCAGCTCGAACTGCTGGCGCCGTACACGGAGAAGTACTTCGCGGCCGTCAAGGGCGTCTGGGACTCGCGCAGCCACGAGATGTCGCAGCAGATCGCGCTGGGCCTCTACCCGGCGCTCCAGGTCGCGCAGTCGACGCTGGACGCGACGGACGGCTGGCTGGCCTCGGCCTCACCGAACGCGTCGCTGCGCCGTCTGATGTCGGAGTCGCGCGCGGGCGTGGAGCGCGCGCTGCGCGCCCAGGCGGTGGACGGGGCGGCGGGGTGA